In Halorussus limi, a genomic segment contains:
- a CDS encoding sulfatase-like hydrolase/transferase, which translates to MSDEPNVFILSADSLNQQYFSDFLPELADLVNAVDFTDAIATASDTNSAMPGLATSVYSDSVPGWGLPDEDPPVTIAERLAKSGYDCGLWTDNYLFGEEYNYTTGFSAGNLGTPTWKKRLVNAIRESPFEQTLNIAEWVYFNVFSQLKGKIASEESFYRTAEDLHSSALEWIRTSNDSPTFCWIHYMDTHHPYEPPSDYLNPISFNESRSRSKLGEFTRNVIKANGEGFSDSEIEDVRKAYRASCRYLFEEVRRFIQILVEENHFKPSKDVLVFTADHGECLSPREHGVMGHVPPAFWEEIVNVPLLVSRPNWDRETVEGQVSLIDVMPTILDAVGVDIPGSAEGTAWRTPKDAVVEQSMFVSEWQATNWDSRQTYRGVRTDAGWKLFGAHKDGTDVGILARRSPEDSEEEVYIGDSNPMGEFGDRWHELSAELDRGPILGTDEKIETEDSVEDHLRDLGYVE; encoded by the coding sequence ATGAGTGACGAACCTAACGTATTCATACTTTCGGCTGATTCTCTAAACCAGCAGTATTTTTCCGATTTCCTCCCCGAGTTAGCAGACCTCGTTAATGCCGTCGACTTTACCGATGCAATTGCAACCGCCTCGGACACGAACTCGGCGATGCCGGGATTGGCGACGAGCGTCTACTCTGACTCGGTCCCCGGATGGGGCCTCCCAGACGAGGACCCACCGGTAACGATCGCTGAACGACTGGCGAAGAGCGGATACGACTGTGGCCTCTGGACCGACAACTACCTGTTCGGGGAAGAGTACAACTACACTACCGGGTTTAGCGCGGGGAACCTTGGAACCCCGACATGGAAGAAGCGTCTCGTCAACGCCATCCGGGAAAGCCCGTTTGAGCAGACTCTAAATATCGCTGAATGGGTCTATTTCAATGTCTTCTCCCAACTGAAGGGGAAAATCGCATCCGAAGAATCGTTCTATCGAACGGCCGAAGACCTTCATTCGAGCGCGTTGGAGTGGATTCGAACGTCTAACGATAGTCCGACGTTCTGTTGGATTCACTACATGGACACGCACCATCCGTACGAACCGCCGAGCGACTACCTCAATCCGATATCGTTTAACGAGAGCAGAAGTCGCTCGAAACTCGGGGAGTTCACCCGGAACGTTATCAAAGCGAACGGGGAGGGATTTTCCGACTCAGAAATAGAAGACGTCCGGAAGGCGTACCGGGCGTCCTGCCGCTACCTCTTTGAGGAGGTTAGACGATTTATCCAGATCCTCGTAGAGGAGAACCATTTCAAGCCGAGTAAAGACGTTCTCGTGTTCACGGCCGATCATGGGGAGTGTCTCTCACCGAGAGAACACGGAGTGATGGGACACGTCCCACCTGCATTCTGGGAGGAAATTGTGAACGTACCACTACTCGTCAGTAGACCCAATTGGGACCGTGAAACGGTCGAGGGACAGGTGAGTCTAATCGACGTTATGCCGACGATTCTCGATGCGGTAGGAGTAGACATCCCCGGTTCGGCGGAAGGTACCGCTTGGAGAACTCCGAAAGACGCAGTTGTCGAGCAGTCTATGTTCGTATCGGAGTGGCAAGCGACCAACTGGGACTCTCGCCAAACGTATCGCGGTGTCCGCACGGACGCGGGGTGGAAGCTTTTTGGTGCACATAAGGATGGAACCGACGTCGGAATACTGGCACGCCGGTCTCCAGAGGATTCCGAGGAGGAGGTTTACATCGGTGACAGCAATCCTATGGGTGAATTCGGTGACCGCTGGCACGAACTTTCCGCCGAACTCGATCGGGGACCCATTCTCGGGACGGACGAAAAGATCGAGACTGAGGACTCCGTCGAAGACCACCTGCGCGACCTCGGTTACGTCGAATAG
- a CDS encoding glycosyltransferase family 4 protein yields MPENTNDKWEGPSVKMVTQFFHPDTSANATILTELAIGLADRGVDIDVLTGQPAYSSADRERTEPKFEVYEGVPIRRIIATRFDKNEGTKYRLLNDVSFFLSAFLHLLFSRRKQTLLLPTAPPFLPILGWWLGTIRGYSYVPVVYDLYPDMAVELGYLSEDGVVYRVWDWLNRCAYRRADEVITIGETMKETLVSKYGEECNVTVIHNWEDGEFIQPQQKTENEFSWEHNLVEPTTVLYSGNLGLHHDLESVVEAASKLEKTRRSVSDQFEFLFIGEGGKKPKLMEMAADYGLDTVSFLPYQPKEVLPDSLTSGDIALVTMEEGVEGLCVSSKFYTALASGQAVLAISKPDSEIGRVVERTGCGIRVDPQSPDQIVDAITRWLDDPEMTEKMGERAREVFEQEFNKQRSLKQYHEQLSKVDG; encoded by the coding sequence ATGCCTGAGAACACGAACGACAAATGGGAGGGGCCTTCCGTGAAGATGGTGACTCAATTCTTCCATCCGGACACCTCTGCAAATGCCACGATTCTGACCGAACTGGCAATAGGTCTCGCCGACCGTGGAGTCGATATCGACGTACTCACTGGCCAACCCGCGTACTCGTCTGCGGACAGGGAACGAACAGAACCGAAGTTTGAGGTGTACGAAGGTGTCCCTATCCGGCGAATCATTGCGACGCGATTCGACAAGAACGAGGGAACGAAGTACCGTCTACTGAATGATGTATCGTTCTTCTTAAGTGCGTTCTTGCACCTCCTGTTCAGTCGTCGAAAGCAAACGCTCCTGCTCCCAACTGCACCACCGTTCCTCCCCATCCTCGGGTGGTGGCTCGGGACCATCCGCGGCTACTCCTACGTCCCCGTCGTCTACGACCTCTATCCTGATATGGCAGTGGAACTGGGGTACCTCTCCGAGGACGGTGTCGTCTATCGCGTGTGGGACTGGCTCAACCGCTGTGCGTATCGGCGTGCAGACGAGGTGATAACAATCGGTGAGACGATGAAAGAGACGCTCGTCAGTAAGTACGGGGAGGAATGTAACGTCACTGTCATCCACAACTGGGAGGATGGTGAATTCATCCAACCCCAGCAGAAAACCGAGAACGAGTTCTCCTGGGAACACAACCTCGTTGAACCAACGACGGTGCTTTACTCCGGAAACCTTGGGCTCCATCACGACCTTGAGAGTGTCGTCGAGGCCGCGAGTAAACTGGAGAAAACACGTCGCAGCGTATCTGACCAGTTCGAGTTTCTCTTCATCGGCGAGGGTGGTAAGAAGCCTAAGCTGATGGAGATGGCAGCGGACTACGGGCTCGACACGGTCTCGTTCTTGCCGTACCAGCCTAAGGAAGTACTCCCCGATTCGCTGACGTCCGGCGACATCGCGCTCGTGACGATGGAAGAGGGCGTCGAGGGTCTATGTGTTTCGAGCAAGTTCTATACTGCACTCGCGAGCGGGCAGGCGGTCTTGGCGATTTCGAAACCCGACTCTGAAATCGGTCGAGTCGTCGAACGGACGGGCTGTGGAATCCGCGTCGACCCGCAGTCTCCCGACCAGATCGTCGACGCAATTACACGATGGCTTGATGACCCGGAAATGACCGAAAAGATGGGAGAACGCGCTCGAGAGGTGTTTGAGCAGGAGTTCAATAAGCAACGGTCTCTCAAACAGTATCACGAACAATTGTCGAAGGTCGACGGCTAG
- a CDS encoding NAD-dependent epimerase/dehydratase family protein gives MDWKDDRVLVTGGAGFIGSHLTERLLELGTEVVVADDFSRGSRENIEHLLNDIELRTVDLTTHKGCVEATEGVDHVFHLAASVGGIHYIQRENVGGLTPSVLMNQNMLEAARINDVDRLLFASSACIYRQQHDDLNRFSEDQAIPANPHSTYGWAKVLGEVACEAYHEDCDLDTAMVRIFNCYGPRESLDPDSSHVIPSLCRKVIEEPDGGSIELFGDGTQQRGFIYIADLVEGMIRAIEKKVDGEPVNLGNGDEVVTINELAETIVDISGKDISIQHDLSKPTGTDKYAADDTKMKEELNWEPTVKFEVGVKEVYDWAKEQLDAEKAAATAGGSQ, from the coding sequence ATGGACTGGAAAGATGACAGAGTCCTCGTTACTGGTGGTGCCGGGTTCATCGGTAGCCACCTCACGGAACGCCTCCTCGAATTGGGTACCGAAGTCGTGGTCGCCGACGACTTCTCCCGCGGCTCCCGCGAGAACATCGAACACCTCCTCAACGACATAGAGCTCCGGACGGTCGACCTGACGACTCACAAGGGGTGCGTCGAAGCGACCGAGGGCGTCGACCATGTCTTCCACCTGGCGGCCAGCGTGGGCGGCATCCACTACATCCAGCGCGAGAACGTCGGTGGACTCACCCCCAGCGTACTGATGAACCAGAACATGCTGGAGGCTGCCCGCATCAACGACGTGGACCGCCTCCTGTTCGCCTCAAGTGCCTGCATCTACCGCCAGCAGCATGACGACCTCAACCGGTTCAGCGAGGACCAGGCCATCCCTGCGAACCCTCACAGTACCTACGGGTGGGCCAAGGTCCTCGGTGAGGTCGCCTGCGAGGCCTACCACGAAGACTGCGACCTCGACACGGCGATGGTCCGCATCTTCAACTGCTACGGGCCGCGCGAGAGCCTCGACCCTGACAGCAGTCACGTCATCCCGTCGCTGTGCCGGAAGGTTATAGAAGAACCCGACGGTGGGTCCATCGAACTGTTCGGTGACGGCACCCAGCAGCGGGGCTTCATCTACATCGCCGACCTCGTGGAGGGGATGATCCGCGCCATTGAGAAGAAGGTCGATGGCGAACCCGTCAACCTCGGTAACGGCGACGAGGTCGTCACTATCAACGAACTCGCCGAGACCATCGTCGACATCTCGGGCAAGGACATCTCCATCCAGCACGACCTCTCGAAGCCGACTGGCACCGACAAGTACGCCGCCGACGACACGAAAATGAAGGAAGAACTCAACTGGGAGCCGACCGTCAAGTTCGAGGTCGGCGTCAAAGAGGTGTACGACTGGGCAAAGGAGCAACTCGACGCCGAGAAAGCTGCCGCCACGGCGGGTGGTTCCCAATGA
- a CDS encoding NAD-dependent epimerase/dehydratase family protein, whose amino-acid sequence MSFDSERVLVTGGASFIGSHLVEDLVERGARVRVADDFSSGTIENLAAVKDEIEVLDGNLKRRSFAEEATQDIDRVFHLAADHGGRGYISNYPANCATNMALDNIVFETAVENGVEKITFASSACTYPTDIQQEQRPLREDMVSFDERGGAYADEAYGWAKLMGERSLQAFHEQYGVDASAVRIFTAYGPRENETHAIVALIAKAYAEQDPYQIWGDGEQTRNFTYVSDIVSALVLANERISDATPVNAGIPDYISINEVAEAIFDYLDWEPDEINRMTDKPVGVRHRAADTTRAEELLGWEPEHSLKDGMAETIDWYVENRDKGYVQENLETLLHER is encoded by the coding sequence ATGAGCTTCGACAGCGAGCGCGTGCTCGTAACGGGCGGGGCGTCGTTCATCGGGTCACACCTCGTGGAGGACCTCGTCGAACGGGGGGCGCGCGTGCGAGTGGCCGACGACTTCTCCAGCGGTACCATCGAGAACCTCGCGGCGGTCAAAGACGAGATCGAAGTGTTGGACGGCAACCTCAAACGCCGGTCGTTCGCCGAAGAGGCCACGCAAGACATCGACCGCGTCTTCCACCTCGCTGCCGACCATGGCGGCCGAGGATACATCTCAAACTACCCCGCGAACTGCGCCACCAACATGGCGCTGGACAACATCGTCTTCGAGACGGCGGTCGAGAACGGCGTCGAGAAGATCACCTTCGCCTCCAGCGCGTGTACCTATCCCACGGACATCCAGCAGGAGCAGCGCCCACTCCGCGAAGACATGGTGAGCTTCGACGAGCGTGGTGGCGCGTACGCCGACGAGGCCTACGGCTGGGCGAAACTAATGGGTGAGCGCTCCCTGCAAGCGTTCCACGAGCAGTACGGCGTCGACGCGAGTGCAGTCCGGATCTTCACCGCGTACGGTCCCCGGGAGAACGAGACCCACGCCATTGTCGCCCTCATCGCGAAGGCCTACGCTGAGCAGGACCCCTACCAAATCTGGGGCGACGGTGAGCAGACCCGCAACTTTACCTACGTCTCGGACATCGTGAGCGCGCTCGTGCTGGCCAACGAGAGGATCTCGGACGCCACACCGGTCAACGCCGGGATACCAGACTACATCTCTATCAACGAGGTCGCGGAGGCCATCTTCGACTACCTCGACTGGGAGCCTGACGAGATAAATCGGATGACCGACAAACCGGTCGGGGTCCGCCACCGCGCGGCTGACACGACCCGTGCCGAGGAGCTACTGGGCTGGGAGCCCGAGCACTCGCTCAAAGACGGGATGGCCGAGACCATCGACTGGTACGTCGAGAATCGGGACAAGGGGTACGTCCAAGAGAATCTGGAGACACTGCTCCACGAGCGGTAA
- a CDS encoding glycosyltransferase family 4 protein, translating to MKILYYGSSTQIHSGASQWMFRLAKGIRERGRHHTIAILPGDEGIMEWYDKTGIETIIHWTEPLRLRRSLLGHIGFLLYSLIATVTLTIHIYREDVDIVHVNEIKYPHGLIAGKLAGAKTVCHVRAHVDSWWLRWFLARFTALCSDRIICVSKRTQERLFHDVGIESKNIQVVHDGVPSPERFRNPPNDDEFYNRLGIDPESFVVLQVSKLAQTKGHDRLLDVADYLEEYDDIEFCLMGGRVDGHEEYADSLETAAVKQERVHLTGFYPDVVEALIAADVVVHLPRHEDPFPGVVLEGMLAAKPVVGSRSGGIPEQITHGETGFIVPKKNAPDEIAERLTELYENESLCSQMGVTGREHALERFPVEGHFNEIEEVYTSL from the coding sequence ATGAAGATTCTGTATTACGGCTCCTCCACTCAAATACACAGTGGAGCATCACAATGGATGTTCCGTCTCGCTAAGGGAATTAGGGAACGAGGGAGACATCACACGATAGCTATTCTCCCCGGTGATGAAGGTATTATGGAATGGTATGATAAGACCGGGATCGAAACCATCATTCACTGGACCGAACCTCTTCGTCTTCGGCGATCATTACTAGGTCACATCGGTTTTCTCCTTTACAGCCTTATCGCAACAGTTACATTGACGATACACATCTACCGGGAGGATGTTGATATCGTCCACGTCAATGAAATAAAATATCCCCATGGACTTATCGCTGGAAAGCTTGCCGGGGCAAAGACGGTCTGCCATGTCCGAGCGCACGTTGATTCTTGGTGGTTACGGTGGTTTCTCGCGCGGTTTACCGCACTCTGTTCTGACCGGATAATCTGCGTCTCTAAACGGACTCAAGAGCGATTGTTCCACGATGTAGGTATCGAAAGCAAAAACATTCAAGTCGTCCACGACGGTGTGCCGTCGCCCGAACGATTCAGAAACCCTCCAAACGATGACGAGTTCTATAATCGTCTTGGTATCGATCCTGAATCATTTGTGGTTCTTCAGGTCTCGAAATTAGCTCAGACGAAGGGCCATGACCGCTTGCTTGATGTAGCCGACTATCTTGAAGAATACGATGATATTGAGTTCTGCCTCATGGGCGGTCGAGTAGATGGACATGAAGAATACGCCGATAGTCTTGAGACTGCCGCTGTAAAGCAGGAACGCGTTCACCTGACCGGCTTCTACCCCGACGTCGTGGAGGCACTCATTGCTGCTGATGTAGTTGTTCACCTCCCCCGCCATGAGGACCCGTTCCCAGGGGTCGTCCTTGAGGGAATGCTTGCAGCAAAGCCCGTCGTCGGAAGTCGAAGTGGCGGAATTCCAGAACAGATTACGCATGGCGAAACAGGGTTTATCGTTCCCAAGAAGAATGCACCGGACGAGATTGCCGAGCGATTAACGGAACTCTATGAGAACGAATCACTTTGCAGTCAAATGGGTGTGACTGGTCGCGAACACGCTCTAGAGAGGTTCCCTGTCGAGGGCCACTTCAATGAAATCGAGGAGGTGTATACCTCGCTATAA
- a CDS encoding sulfatase-like hydrolase/transferase — MANGLCESLQSLDVENVFVYVGDAVRWDYLPDEISSEGAVIKTVAASVHSPPSFASLSTGLYPPTHGVSSFSNQVHPNIPTLFDLDGYETRFLNSVREQSHDVDPIYSVLREQPPDVTNPFKNLPSPFVVMERGPGGHAPYGDFDGTAWEYFQNRRESQINLIQSEYGQAVKADAVTFQERLNDLEDAGLTEDTLVIYTSDHGELLGEGGGLGHNEPMRPELVYVPTVFIHPDIDSQTVSGRHFRHVDVVPTITSILSAPLEGELDGRAATDGLSEEPGLTFYDSSFLPDAIPFLDGNLCYEGAWDAAGGYMFAKSGRSDRLAVLFGKSVKSAKRGYLRRNIARAAKSYWTDEKAFGQPDFERDQATAQLQEVRERKIATTEVKLTDDAEDQLHDLGYL; from the coding sequence ATGGCCAATGGTCTGTGCGAATCTCTTCAGTCTCTCGATGTAGAGAACGTTTTCGTGTACGTCGGAGATGCTGTCCGATGGGACTACCTCCCGGACGAGATATCGTCGGAAGGAGCAGTCATCAAAACTGTGGCGGCCTCTGTCCACAGTCCACCGTCGTTCGCGTCACTATCAACCGGTCTCTATCCACCAACTCACGGTGTCTCCTCGTTCTCGAATCAAGTACATCCAAACATTCCAACCCTCTTCGACTTAGACGGATACGAAACGCGATTTCTTAACTCCGTCCGTGAACAGTCTCATGATGTGGACCCGATCTATTCGGTCCTCCGTGAACAACCACCGGACGTGACCAATCCCTTTAAGAATCTTCCATCACCGTTCGTCGTGATGGAACGCGGCCCAGGGGGTCACGCCCCGTATGGTGACTTTGACGGTACTGCGTGGGAATATTTCCAGAATCGGAGAGAGTCGCAGATAAACCTCATCCAGTCGGAATACGGTCAAGCAGTCAAAGCAGACGCTGTTACCTTTCAGGAGAGACTGAACGACCTTGAAGATGCAGGTCTAACTGAGGACACACTGGTCATCTACACCTCCGACCACGGTGAATTATTGGGCGAAGGCGGCGGGTTGGGTCATAACGAGCCAATGCGACCTGAGCTAGTCTACGTCCCGACAGTATTCATCCATCCCGACATTGACTCCCAAACGGTGTCTGGCCGTCACTTTAGACACGTGGACGTAGTACCAACCATTACGTCGATACTATCGGCTCCACTTGAAGGTGAATTGGATGGCCGAGCAGCCACCGATGGACTATCTGAAGAACCTGGGCTAACCTTCTACGATAGTTCATTTCTCCCCGATGCGATTCCATTCCTCGACGGGAATCTCTGCTACGAGGGTGCGTGGGACGCCGCCGGAGGGTATATGTTCGCCAAGAGTGGACGAAGTGATAGACTCGCCGTCCTGTTCGGCAAGAGCGTCAAAAGTGCAAAGCGAGGCTATCTCCGGCGGAATATTGCCCGAGCCGCAAAGTCGTACTGGACTGATGAGAAAGCCTTCGGGCAACCCGATTTCGAACGAGACCAAGCGACCGCGCAACTTCAGGAGGTCAGGGAACGGAAAATAGCCACGACTGAAGTCAAGTTGACCGACGATGCCGAGGACCAACTTCACGATTTAGGATATCTGTAA
- a CDS encoding glycosyltransferase family 4 protein: MSEKELRRMRVGIQTERLHQSVGGPQVYRRKLCEALLDLTDDVKFVFFQFSDDSLPLFDHPRVEPVVIPSIPGLAARRLAEFDLDVIHFEEGIHRFPLVGRLSASTVTTIHGIEPLVIDEHPAPLKTRIQKTHVWPYLCRKLDHVIAVSESSRRQLLDHYPLDEGAVSAVYNGIDHDRFTPLSDEVIERGLDGLDVEQPYFLTVNNCSQRKNPTGLVQSFDEAARRRSDISLIVAGSGWDTPEIDRLIVNADFGNRITRLGKVPESILPSLYAGATAMISPTYHENFGLTLAEAMACGTPVIASNVYAVPEVVGDGGVLIDNPDDATAFADTMVRLLDNPNRHKRLANRGIEQTAQFTWEECARRTFNIYERLYRNV; encoded by the coding sequence ATGTCTGAGAAAGAGTTGCGTCGAATGCGGGTTGGAATTCAGACCGAACGTCTTCACCAGTCGGTCGGCGGTCCACAAGTTTATCGACGGAAACTCTGCGAAGCGCTCCTTGACCTGACTGACGACGTGAAGTTCGTCTTTTTTCAGTTCTCCGACGACTCTCTTCCCCTGTTTGACCATCCACGGGTCGAACCTGTCGTCATCCCATCGATTCCAGGGCTAGCAGCACGACGGCTTGCCGAGTTTGACTTGGACGTAATTCACTTTGAGGAGGGAATCCATCGCTTTCCGCTTGTCGGGCGGCTCTCAGCATCGACAGTGACGACAATACACGGTATTGAACCGCTCGTGATTGACGAACATCCTGCGCCGCTCAAGACCCGAATACAGAAGACGCACGTCTGGCCGTACCTATGCCGAAAGCTTGATCATGTAATTGCAGTATCCGAGTCCAGTCGTCGGCAACTACTCGATCACTATCCACTTGACGAGGGCGCAGTGTCGGCAGTTTATAATGGAATCGACCACGATCGATTCACGCCTTTGTCCGACGAAGTGATTGAACGAGGGCTCGACGGTCTAGATGTTGAGCAGCCGTACTTCTTAACAGTCAACAACTGCTCCCAGCGGAAGAACCCTACTGGACTCGTCCAGTCGTTCGATGAAGCAGCGAGACGTCGATCCGATATATCACTCATCGTCGCAGGATCGGGGTGGGATACCCCCGAGATAGACCGGTTGATAGTCAACGCCGACTTCGGGAACCGAATCACTCGTCTCGGTAAAGTACCTGAATCTATACTTCCATCCCTCTACGCCGGGGCAACTGCGATGATCTCGCCGACGTATCACGAGAACTTCGGGTTGACTCTTGCAGAGGCGATGGCCTGTGGAACGCCCGTCATCGCCTCAAACGTGTACGCAGTTCCGGAGGTAGTGGGTGACGGTGGCGTCCTCATTGATAATCCGGACGACGCAACCGCGTTCGCGGACACAATGGTGAGGCTTCTAGACAACCCCAACCGGCATAAGAGGCTAGCGAACCGTGGGATAGAGCAGACCGCCCAGTTTACGTGGGAAGAGTGCGCCCGTAGAACGTTCAACATTTATGAACGCCTCTATCGCAACGTTTGA
- a CDS encoding flippase — protein MSDADSDLADALQDAFRGAVIVLLGTIIGRGSGLLAEVWVVRTFSESGYGLLKLGVLITSLVAAVGTLGFRTGLPRQLGYEQGGQNTATIRETIGAGVLVSSGVTAILAVVMFAYGSRFVSLFGDSELVTYISLFAFALPAMVFVDVFVAVFRGLNNSKPKLYFRTLVPKFGFLAAVAVAGFFNFGFESVILAWVGGYVIAALVFIVYIALNIEYRPTFPEPVVARRLVVFSFPLLAVFFANHLMRWVDTFIIWIYTDTATVGLYSATVLLTRTIPMILGSVTFLYLPIASRFYSDGDIERVQSLYVILTKWVVGASLPLFLTFMFFPKSVLTVVFGPDLAAGASVMQLLALGFFSHTLLGTNGHTLIMLGQRRKLLAARSLMVLVNLILSVLLVPSLGIVGAALGSMAAFLLGNVAVSAYLYREKGLHPFCRDYLRPVVGTLVVAGMVGVVVRQSVAISPIVVAGYATFVGVLHVGLYLLARSVRQAEAAMIEAVMNHVGVQNNTVADILDRASFDR, from the coding sequence ATGAGCGACGCCGACAGTGATCTCGCAGATGCGCTACAAGACGCCTTCCGCGGTGCGGTCATCGTCCTCCTCGGGACGATTATCGGCCGGGGTTCGGGGCTTCTTGCGGAGGTCTGGGTCGTTCGCACGTTCTCTGAGTCAGGATATGGATTGCTGAAGCTTGGGGTCTTGATTACTTCACTTGTCGCGGCTGTCGGCACACTCGGATTTCGAACTGGCCTCCCACGTCAACTCGGTTACGAGCAAGGTGGTCAGAATACCGCGACGATTCGTGAGACGATCGGGGCGGGCGTACTTGTCTCGAGTGGTGTTACCGCGATTCTGGCTGTCGTCATGTTCGCGTATGGAAGTCGGTTTGTGTCGCTGTTCGGTGATTCAGAACTAGTAACATACATCTCGCTATTTGCGTTCGCACTCCCTGCCATGGTGTTCGTGGACGTATTCGTCGCCGTTTTCCGGGGATTAAACAACTCCAAGCCGAAGCTCTACTTTCGCACGCTAGTACCTAAGTTCGGCTTCCTCGCCGCCGTGGCGGTAGCAGGCTTCTTCAACTTCGGATTCGAGTCCGTCATCTTGGCGTGGGTCGGCGGATACGTCATTGCCGCACTCGTGTTCATAGTTTACATCGCACTCAATATCGAGTACCGACCGACTTTTCCCGAACCCGTTGTTGCGCGCCGACTCGTCGTCTTCTCCTTTCCGCTACTCGCTGTTTTCTTTGCCAATCATCTGATGCGGTGGGTAGACACGTTCATTATATGGATATACACTGACACAGCGACGGTCGGTCTCTACAGTGCGACTGTTCTACTGACACGAACGATTCCGATGATCCTCGGTTCGGTTACCTTCCTCTATCTCCCAATTGCGTCACGGTTCTACTCTGACGGCGACATCGAACGTGTCCAATCACTGTACGTGATACTGACCAAGTGGGTCGTCGGTGCTTCGCTTCCGCTGTTTCTGACGTTCATGTTTTTCCCGAAGTCCGTCCTTACTGTCGTATTCGGTCCGGACCTCGCCGCAGGTGCGTCGGTGATGCAGTTGCTCGCGCTCGGATTCTTCTCCCATACGCTACTCGGGACGAACGGCCATACGCTCATCATGCTGGGACAGCGTCGAAAATTGTTAGCCGCCCGTTCATTGATGGTCCTAGTTAACTTAATACTTAGCGTGTTACTGGTCCCGAGCCTCGGAATTGTCGGTGCTGCGCTTGGGTCGATGGCCGCCTTCCTACTCGGTAACGTGGCGGTATCGGCATACCTCTATCGTGAGAAAGGTCTACACCCATTCTGTCGGGATTACCTTAGACCGGTGGTAGGGACGCTCGTCGTCGCTGGCATGGTTGGAGTCGTCGTTCGTCAATCGGTCGCTATCTCTCCGATAGTCGTCGCGGGATACGCCACGTTTGTCGGAGTCCTCCATGTCGGACTGTACCTTCTCGCTCGGAGCGTGCGTCAAGCGGAGGCGGCGATGATTGAGGCCGTGATGAATCACGTCGGAGTCCAAAATAACACAGTAGCCGATATACTGGACAGAGCCTCCTTTGACCGATAG